A window of Glycine soja cultivar W05 chromosome 2, ASM419377v2, whole genome shotgun sequence genomic DNA:
taaaggaagcaggtttgcgcgatccgtgaaattccgtaatgtggcggaagtcgaaaagaggtgtttttgcgcaatccgtgaattTCCGTAActccttcgaaagctaaaaaagagtaaatacataatccgtaaggattcataaccttgcggaaggaaaataagtatcgttacgaaattcgtaaattttcataacgttacggaaaaagaattacaaaaaaatagaatgggggtgcatttagttaaaaagggggtgcaaattgcaaccaggcccacttgggccctccagaagattcctccagaaggctgttgcttctggaggaagcaaccttgctcgcctgggcgagctgggcggcaagcttctcccctattttgctataaataggggatgaagtgaagaagaaaagggttcagccccttaggcacttctctctctctcgaaattgctgaggaaaattattttcgtgaagaaaatccaagccgaggcgcttccgtaatgtttccgtaacgtttccgtgagtaattacgcgaagattctcgaccgttcttcaagattcatcgttcgttcttcgttttcttcagtcttcaacgggtaagtacctcaaaccaagcttttcaattcatcctatgtacccgtggtggtccacattttgtttcatgtatttttattctcgttttcatttgctttttatacccccttttgacgtgtttaagccatttatttaagtcatttctcgcttaatctaaaaataaaataaatttccaccgatcgtttgaattgtatcatccattaattttggttaaaatgaattccgaccgttcggtcgtgccataaccacgttggaaatcaaaaaagaggtaaaaataataatataataatcaaaaaataccttttagtaaaataaaagcgaaagatcaatcagacgttttctctttgggatttctcattcttaattgaattgactaataactaaagtgaaactaaggctaaaatcaactcgcctagtcaagctcgtccacaaaaaatagggttttaaaagtttatcatttcagtttcttaccaagtaaaatgtatcatttttaaggtccaacgccttaaaatgatcacctttcaagtaaaaagaatcacttgattcacgcataagaaagaactacgtaggtctgatttcctctccaaaggagggtacgtaggagcaaaagccccgcttttgtcgacctcaaaaaataaaaagaaataaaagttaagataacacaattccacaattctaaaaaataggttgttttcctttgagacaaacgtaagaggtgctaataccttcctcaagcgtaaatacaactcccgaatttagaattttcattttgaccggtttcctttggttttcccgacattttccacaaataaacgttggtggcgactccgcgcatctttcctcctttggaaagcgcacccgtgaacctcgccctcgctcgcccgtgaagggcacgttgcgacaatcATGATCTTCATAAAGAATGTTGTGTTGATCTGGAAGATGAAAAATACAATCTCTCAACAGCAGGCTTTTTGTCGTGGATTGGAAAAGCAAATATTCTCCAAGCAGCTTCACAGGGAGAAATGTATCTGTGATATAGGTTggttagtaaaaataatagtgagaaaataaattatgcagGTTAAGATGAAATTACCTGCAATCTAGATATTCTTTAAGTTCATCATTTTGAATATTTACATTTTGAGCTGCGTTATTGCTATCAGAAAGCATAACAGCAGTCACCCTGTCATAGcctttgtttatgtatttaaataaatatttgattgaagtactttgattacaccattcaatatttatatgAGCCCGATATTTTTTCAGTAATTTTGGGTTGTAAGGTACTACATATATGTTATCAATGATAACACCATTCTTTGAAATTGAATGACCATTGTGTCTTCTACGATAGAGTGGATAACTGTTTGAATCCAAAAGAGTCTGAGGCTGAAATTGTTTAGGATAAAAATGACTGCATTTGCCTTCTTTCATACATGGAGAGTTGGGTTGTAAAATTACGCATGGGCCATGTATCATATGGTTCTCCACCAATCTGTAGAGTTCTGGGTCATCTTGATGGGAAGGTATTTCAGCTGATATTATCTGATCAATGTTAGTTGAAGATGGATATTTATTGTCTGGATGTAGAAATAGTAATAAATGTACGTGAGGGAGTCCTCGCTTTTGAAACTCTATAGTATGCATATTTGTGATCCACAAAAGATAAAGTTGCAATGGTAAGTATAATTCTGTATTTCATATCTATAAAAGTGTTggttaaattgtaatattttagcTATTAATATCTACGTTATagaacaaagaaaaatgtccaaATGACCAactaatatttgtatttaatcTAAGTATAAAAATGATGGTCAACTAAACTCTATAATATGCATATCTGTGATTCACAAAAGATAATATTATGATGGTAAGTATAATTCTGTATTTCATATCTGTAAAAGTTTTggttaaattgtaatattttagcCATTAATATTTGCGTTatacaacaaagaaaaatggCCAAACGACCAagttatatttgtatttaagtataaaaatgaTGGTCAACTTACATGCAACCACTTTTCCCAGTAATTGACCCTTTGTTAAGTCTGACAGCATgtgttcatattttaatttgaaaattcgtGATACAATATCTGGACTGTCTGTTGGTTGGAGATTCAAAGGTGAAAGTAATCTACGAATTTCAGGCCAATTTGGATTACAGGTTGGAGTAATAAAAAGATTTGGAAAACCAACATGACTGCATATTGCCATACCATCAAAGTAAAGTTGATCCATATAACGTGGGCTCCCAACAAACGTTGAGGGTAAGATGACTCTTTTTCCCTTGGTTAAGCCTTTAGCTGTTCCAGTATCCAATGAAGTTTGTAAGCTAGAATACTTATCAACTCTAAGCTTCTTTTGGTTGTTTCTGATATAGCTAAGTCTTTCTGATTCCACCATGGTATAACCTTCTGCTGCATAATACGTTTTATGTTGATCCTCGCTTTTGCAGAATCACATCTCTTTGCATGTTGATAGTTCTGCATGTTGAAAATGACTAAAGGCATAATTGAGTTAATTGTAAACTAAACAATAGATTTACATTCAAACGAAGATCCAAATGCTTGTTTTAAATGTGCGGAAACTacaataaaattagaagatggaAAAAATCGGACATGAAGCATTTCATTGCTTCTTGATTATAGGCTGACTATTAGTGGTGACATAAATTAGAAATACATATAATAGCAATGTTTGAACCATAGCAAAAAAGAgcatgaaacatttttttttcagtacCTTGTGTGCATTCAGAATCTTCACTTTTTGATGAATCAGACGCAATCactaaaaaatagagaaaaacaaaagaaaatcttaCTAAGGCAGCTAACTAAATTGATTTCTTGTAGAACATGCTATATGAGATGTCTCACTATTATATTCTGAAGTGCAGTTAACTGTTGGTTGTGAAGATGACTGAGCATGACCATGTCGCTTCTGCTGCATAATACGTTTTCTGTTGATCATGGCTTTTGCAGAATCAGATCTCTTTGCATGTTGATAGTTTGCATGTTGAAAATGACTAAAGGCAGAATTGAGTGAATTATAAACTAAACAATAGATTTATGTTGAAACGAAGAaccaaacacttattttaaatcTGCAGAAACTacaataaaattagaagatggaATAAATCGGAGATGAGGTATTTCATTGGTTATGGATTATAGGCTGACTATTAGTGGTGGAACTTCCTGGATTAGATATGTTTGCATGTTGCTAATTCTGTATATTGAAAAAGGGTAATGATAGAATTGACTGAATTGTAAGGTAAAGAGATGAGACCAAAGGTAGATGACATAGCAAAACTATGATGCAACATTAACAACTAGTAAAATTGGTAATATAGAAATCATGACACTTGGTTTCGGGAAAAATTGGGTTTTGGGACTGTTGCTAAGCTTGCAATGAAAGATATTGTCTATTTAGGACTCTGGTGTCAATCTAGACACACAAACCAAGTCCATAATGGAAAATAGGTAAGGTAGAAATTATCATAGTCATTGGCGGAAATATTGACTTCTGTAACTGCTACTAAGCTTGCAATGGAAGACATTGTATATATATCGATGAATTTTGCATTCACTAacacaaatttgtttaatttgtacgCTCAAATCTATTAGCTCATGTGTTCAACttgaaatatgaattttatattttacatctTTTATTTGGCATTATGTAACCTTGTCCAGCACATCacaaatttttctttgatttctctTGGCCATAGATTAGACCTGTTTTATATAGTTCTACTTTGTTGTAGTTAAAATCAAGATTATAGTTGCGTAAGCCATCAATGAAGTGAAAAATTGCAACTGAAATATTGAACACATGATTTTAGCAAAGCAATGATGGCTAAAAAAATGGAGTGATAACATTCATGGCAAACACATTCCAAATGAGGAAATATGATGTCAGGATAGAAACtttgattaatttaaagagCACATCGATTGAGAAGGAAAactgaaactaaaaatttaacacaatcctctgcattctatttttttcttaatctggTTTTTTTCCTGTTATTTTCACGCAATTTAGATGGGAATGGAATTCATTAAGCAGTTAACCAAGAAACAGATTAAGAAAGTGAGAATATCGAGTATCAACATGATCGCTAATGTAGCTATAAATTTTCCTCCTTcgttgttttttaatatttgatgttaTTTGAACATCAATTTATCTCCTTCaccgtttttttttatttaggctAACTCCTCCATTAATTTGTTAGAACCATATAGACCATCAAAGGTATGATAAACAACAGTTCAATTGTATCGAGGACAACCAAACAATGAATACTGGGAAAATCAATTGTTTTCAGTGCCatatttaatataagaaaaCTAGCAATACTACAACAGAAACACATAATATGGACAGATCTCAATTTAGAACGTCTAAAAGCATGAATCcaaaaaaaactagttttcaAATGTTCAAAGCATCAGCATACTGGAAAAAAACGCTAGGGGAATCGGCAAATGCAGTGATAACAAAAACTACATAATTGCCTGTTCAATATGACAATATTTTAATAGCACCGTGAAAACACAACAATAAGAATTTGGAATCAGCTAAATTGGCTCTTATGAGAATgtcttgttaatttgttagacgATAGTTGGGCTGGGAAAATTTGCAAGCTCCCTAACTCATCATCAACTTCATCAGATGACATCCGTTTTTTGGGCGTTAAAGGCAATCCGGCAACCGGATCATGGTCAGCTATGACAGACAGAGATTGCTGCATAAAGCATAAACtggtaaataaaaaacaatataagatATCAATGTTCATGACAGCAACATTAACTCACACATTCAGGATGCGTAGTATTATTGCAATCAACATTGGAAGGATCTATTTTGGAACATGCCTGCACCATATATAAGTTGATGATAGTCAAACTCATGAATCATATCATTATGACAACAAcgactaaaataaatatcagAAAAGAACACCTCACTATCAGGCAGCATCTCGAGAATAACATTGATCAAATCTAGGTCATTTGAGTATCTAAGAACAACTgcatttttgaattttgattgaatCCTAACCTTAAAAGCAAGCACATGACCCAACAATTTGTCAAGTGCTTGAGGGGAAGCATTCAAATCAAGATCACCATCCTGCCAGAAACAGCACAAATTCACTAGCTGCTAGTTACAACTCaaagaacaaaatataatacataaaatgaGAAGCAGCATATGATAAGGCATGAACATACTTCAATCTTGACCCTATTCGCATCATCAGCTGTTTCACCAATCAATTCAGCACATTCACGGTCCCAGAGCAAAAACTTGTTACTCTCATTGTTTTGGGTAACCATGACTTCAACTCTATACCTACCAATTTAGATGCTAGTCAAAAACAAAATGCTGAATAAAACATGCTAATGGACTAAAACTCCAATTGCCTCAGAACAGGCTGATCATTATCCTTGCCACATCCGCATGTGAATGGTCCTGTTTGGATGTCAGTTTTCCTATGACATTGAACGCAAGCTGGATAACACCATGAATGGTTATCCATGACTATTTTGCTAATAGTCCCCACTGTAACACAAACAACGTCCTTTTAAAAAACCATAACAATCAAATTGCCAACAATAAAATGCCATTGTTAGACACATTAGCTATAATATATGAATGTGAACAAATCTAGGCAAATTCGACTTCCAATTgcaatgaatataaaataaacacaaataatAGGTCCACCTCAGAAATGgcattgatttctaaaatagttTTGGCTTCAGCTTTTGAAAGAAACGAATCCTTTGATGATACCTGGCTTCCACCTGAAACTTGTGAACTTGCTTAATCACCAGGTAGCAAAACTGGACTCACCTCAACACCTAAATCTAAAAGCCTAAGGCAATCAGATAAATAGAATAAAGCAACAGAAAACAATCAAGACGATTGACACATGAATTTAACAACCACGGAGCAAAGATGATAAGCAAAATACCTCTCTTTAAATTCCTGAATTTCCAATATAGGATCATTAATCAATAGTTTTGACGCCTTGAAGGAATTGCTCACTGAAGCTAGATAACTTCCTGTAAATGCCAAGAACAACAACGACAAAACTCATCTATTGAGTATCCAAAtcagtaaataaaatatcatacttACCCTGCGCATCTTTTATTCTGGCATGTGTCAATATAATAACCATCGGCTCATCATCCCCACGTTCATTCAAATAGGATAGGAACTGAGTACAGTAATTCTCCCAAAGtgtgcaagacaaaatttcaCCACTACAGCAAAGAAACAACATTACATCCATCACCTCATAAGGATAAAATAGACATAAGCACCATgcaaaatgacaaataaaatcCTCGACAATATAAACTCTAAATAACCAAATATACATAGGAGATAGCAAAAACTGTGATTAACCATAACCTCAAATCCTTCATTCTAAAAACAACCCTAGTATTTTTTGATGAAACATGCCGAAAGACCACCTGATCAACGACCCCAATAATATCTTAAAccaccaaaaatgaaaataggtcATTGAAAAAAACCCAAAGAAGTTATGATCAAAACGAAAGCACAAATTGTGACTGTACTCTCCAACCAACAGGCCAGACACAATTGCCAGCAACAACATTTGCAAATTCAACAAATCTAAATTCCTTAAAAGGCAGTTCATGCAAATCAGCTTCTCTAACAACCGTcactccaataaaaaataacttgtacTCATGTTTGCACACTCTAAATTGACCATCATTCTTGACAACTTTGAAATTATGCATAACATAAGTGCAATTATCTTTCAAATCAGCTTTCCAAGACTTGAGGTGGTCCGATTTACAAATAGCATGAATTTGATCACCCTGAAATATGCAAACTATATAATCAATAAATGATATGAACAACAATCCAACAATCAAATAGAGAGCACAAAATATACCTCAGAATCAACAAAAACCATTTCCGCTTGCTCATACTTGTTGGGAGTCCCAACGAACCAAAGATTGGTGATCCTAACAGTAAGCTTAAGCGTCTCTTTTGATCCATCAATAGACCTAATCTTGTCAGGAATCCTCGCCATAAAATTACATAGACCTGCCAATTCTAaatgaaaaatgtaataaatccaaaatgatgaaaatgatatgCAAAGAATGATTGTCAATTTAGAATAGAAAATTATgctaacaaaaaatagaatagcaACACAGACTTAAATGGCACATGCAATAACATTTCAATCAATGACAAAATACCATAAAAACTATGATACTATTCGTTGAACTACTAAGCCAATACATGCAACAACCtgaacataaaaagaaaagccAAATCAGCAAATAGCAGAGAAgcagaaacaaaaattatatctcCGAACAAATAATAttgcaaacaaacaaatagaagggccgaaaacaaacacaacaaagttCAACTTCTGGAAAACAGAATACCAACCCATCCTTAAACCACACATGCAATAAGATTTCCATCAATGCCAACATACCACAAAAAGTATTAGACTATCAATTAATCTAGTCAGCCAATACATGCAACAACCTcaactcaaaaacaaaa
This region includes:
- the LOC114373858 gene encoding replication protein A 70 kDa DNA-binding subunit C-like, which translates into the protein MARIPDKIRSIDGSKETLKLTVRITNLWFVGTPNKYEQAEMVFVDSEGDQIHAICKSDHLKSWKADLKDNCTYVMHNFKVVKNDGQFRVCKHEYKLFFIGVTVVREADLHELPFKEFRFVEFANVVAGNCVWPVGWRVVFRHVSSKNTRVVFRMKDLSGEILSCTLWENYCTQFLSYLNERGDDEPMVIILTHARIKDAQGSYLASVSNSFKASKLLINDPILEIQEFKERLLDLGVEVSPVLLPVGTISKIVMDNHSWCYPACVQCHRKTDIQTGPFTCGCGKDNDQPVLRYRVEVMVTQNNESNKFLLWDRECAELIGETADDANRVKIEDGDLDLNASPQALDKLLGHVLAFKVRIQSKFKNAVVLRYSNDLDLINVILEMLPDSEACSKIDPSNVDCNNTTHPECQSLSVIADHDPVAGLPLTPKKRMSSDEVDDELGSLQIFPAQLSSNKLTRHSHKSQFS